AGTCACCCATCGAAAATTCCTGGCAGTCCATTGGTGCAGGTAATTTCAGAATAAGTTTAGCAAGGCGTTTTGGATTAAAGCGACAGCTTTTCTAATTCCCTGTGGATGTTCTCCTTTGCAACAGCATCAAACCGCTCCCTGAAACCAGCTGTCTTATAAATCGAGGGCCGGTCGAGGAAATACTGTAAGATCTTTTTCCTGCCAGGCACATATACTGAATCCGGGTAGATGCCATATTCTTTTCGTATATTCTTTGCGTATGCCTGGTACATGCGTTCAGGTCCGCTTAGTATAAACAGGTCAAAGTCCAGGAAACAATCCAGGTCCGAATCTTTGTTGGGATTCTGGTGTGATTTCGTGGCCCTGATGTATTCTGATACCAGCGCGATCTTCTCTGGAGGATAGCTGGTTTGCTCCAGGAATTGCGTGGCTACCAGTGCACTTCTCTCTTCATTATCAGCCCTCTGAACGTCATAAATGATATCGTGGAAAAATACGGCCAGTTGAAGTGTTTCCAGGTCATGTACGAGGTGATTGTATTCTTCGATGAATACGAGTAATGTCTGAACATGATCCAGGTTATGGTAAAACCGATGTGATTCATTGTAATGGGTTAGTATGGAATTAAAGCCTTCCTGCACCAGCAACGAGTCGTTGGTGTAGTTGCTCACCAGGCTTTCCCAGACATAAAATAGTGGATGGGATTTCATAGCCTAAATGTAGACAAAAAAAAGACTGACTTAATGCTAAGCCAGTCTTTTATCATTACTAAATGTTAGTTCTGTGATTATGCTTTCGCGAATTCAGCACGAATTACGTTCAGTGCACCACCTGCTTTGAACCACTGAATCTGTTGTTCATTGTAGGTATGGTTTACTGTGATTTCGTCGCTGCTGCCGTCTTTGTGGTGAGCTACCACAGTCAGCGGTTTAGCAGGAGCGAAGCTTGTAAGACCAATAATATCGAATGTATCGTCTTCCTGGATCTTATCGTAATCTTCTTTGTTAGCGAAGGTGAGGCCGAGCATGCCTTGTTTTTTCAGGTTTGTTTCGTGGATGCGTGCGAAAGATTTCACGAGTATCGCGCGAACGCCCAGGTGACGGGGCTCCATCGCAGCGTGTTCACGGCTGGAGCCTTCACCATAGTTTTCATCACCTACTACGATAGAACCGATACCGGCAGCTTTATAAGTGCGCTGGGTGGCAGGTACAGCACCGTATTCGCCAGTCAACTGGTTCTTTACAGTATCAGATTTATCGTTGAATGCGTTGATGGCACCAATCAGCATGTTGTTAGAAATGTTGTCAAGATGACCACGGAATTTCAGCCATGGACCTGCCATAGAGATATGGTCAGTCGTACATTTACCTTTTGCCTTGATCAGCAGTTTCAGCCCTTTCAGGTCGGTTCCTTCCCATGGAGTGAATGGCGCAAGCAGTTGCAAGCGATCGCTGGTAGGAGATACGACTACCTGTACACCGCTACCATCAGCAGCAGGTGCCTGGTAACCCGGATCGTCTACAGCAAAGCCTCTGGCAGGCAGTTCGAAACCTGTTGGCTCATCCAGCTTCACATCCTGGCCATCCTTGTTTTTCAGGGTGTCAGTCAGTGGATTGAAGGTGAGGTCACCGGCAATAGCCAGTGCGGTTACGATTTCAGGAGAGGCTACGAAAGCGTGGGTACCTGCCAGGCCATCATTTCTCTTCGCGAAGTTACGGTTGAAGGAAGTGATGATGGAGTTCTTACGGTTTGGATCGTCGATATGACGTGCCCACTGGCCAATACAAGGGCCGCAGGCGTTTGCCAGTACTACACCGCCAATCTGGTTGAAGGTGTTCAGCAGGCCATCTCTTTCGATGGTGAAGCGAACCAGTTCAGAACCTGGTGTGATTGTATATTCAGATTTAACAGGCAGGTTTTTGTCGATGGCTTGTTGAGCCAGGGAAGCTGCACGGGAAATATCTTCGTAAGAGGAGTTGGTGCAGGAGCCGATCAGGGCTACTTCCAGTTTCTCAGGCCAGTTGTTTTCTTTAACAGCCTGTGCGAACTTAGAGATAGGCCATGCAAGATCTGGTGTGAACGGACCATTTACATGTGGTTCCAGTTCGTTCAGGTTGATCTCGATTACCTGGTCGTAGTATTTAGTAGGATCTGCGTACACCTCAGCATCCGGGCGCAGGTGATCTTTGATCCCATCAGCCAGGGCAGCGATTTCGCTACGTTCAGTGGCCTGCAGGTAAGCAGAGATCTTGCTATCGTAACCGAATACAGAGCAGGTAGCACCAATCTCAGCACCCATATTACAGATCGTGCCTTTACCAGTCGCACTCAGGCTGTCAGCACCTTCACCAAAGTATTCCACGATACAGCCGGTACCACCTTTTACAGTCAGTACGCCCGCTACTTTCAGGATAATATCTTTTGGAGAAACCCATCCGCTCAGTTTACCAGTCAGTTTTACACCGATCAGTTTAGGCATTTTCAGTTCCCATGCGAGACCCGCCATTACGTCTACGGCGTCGGCACCACCTACACCGATTGCAAGCATACCAAGACCACCGGCGTTTGGCGTGTGGGAGTCAGTACCGATCATCAGGCCACCCGGGAAAGCATAATTCTCCAGTACAACCTGGTGAATAATACCTGCGCCTGGCTTCCAGAACCCGATACCGTATTTATTGGAAATTGAGGAGAGGAATTCGTAAACTTCCTTGTTGGTGTTATTAGCGGTCGCCAGATCAGAAGCTGCACCTGTTTTAGCCTGGATAAGGTGATCGCAGTGAACAGTAGAAGGAACTGCTACTCTGGCGCGGCCGCAGGTCATAAACTGTAACAGGGCCATCTGTGCCGTGGCATCCTGCATCGCCACGCGATCGGGTGCAAACTCAACATAAGATTTACCTCTTTCATATGCTGACGAAGCCGGCGCATATAAGTGAGCATACAAAATCTTTTCTGACAGTGTGAGCGGGCGTCCTAACAGCTTACGGGTAGCTTCCACCTTACCCGGGAGTGCCGCATACACTTTTTTAATCATTTCGATATCAAACACCATGGAAAAAATATTTAAGACCAATTAAAAATGCACCGCAAAATTAACCATTTTAGGACAGTTTATAAAAGTTATGTGCCCGATGGCAGTGGGTCCTTTTGAATTTAATAAAGGCAGGCCCAGGCCCCTGCTGCTCCTCCAAACATCAGGCCTTTCCTGTAGCCAATTCCATAAAATTGTTGTTAAATCACTGCTAATACACTGCAAGCGGCCATTTCGGGAAAAATTGGCATTTGTTTTTCATTACAGTTTGTGATAAATTTGATATATGAATAGATTCAAAGATTTTATGGAATGGCAGGCCTTCGGTGTGTGCACCGCAATAGGCAACAGGCTGGGAGTAGCGACTTCCCGCATCCGCTTGTTCTTTATCTATGTTTCTTTCCTGACGATGGGATCCCCAATCATTGTTTACCTGATTATGGCTTTTTGGGTTAACATGAAGAACTACATTCTCAATGCCAGAAGAAACCCCCTAAGGTATTTGTAATTACCACATTAAAACAAGACGGGTGCCCCTTTGCATAAGCGTTCTATAGGCATTCTATAGCGCTGCAGGAGTGTGGCAATTATGCTGCTATACGGAAAGTAATCCCGGTTTAATGTTCTTTACAGGAAAAAGGCTGATCAACATCGCTATTGATCAGCCTTTAATTTTTTTAATCAAGGTGGAAATTGGTCATCTGGTGATAGTGATTCTGTAACTGGTTTACCGTTAGCGCACCCTTTATTTCCCGGTGTTCATCCCTGTAGTTCAGGCGAGTTGCTTCCCGGCCATCCAGGTCATGAAACATCACGGAAAAAGGTCCACGAACGTAGATCCTGCGATTGTCTGGGTCCGGGGAGATGTCTTCTTTTGTGAAGTTCAATCTGAGTAACTGTTCTTCGTTGAGTGGAATAGAATACACATCGGCCAGTTCATACCAGAATTCCTGCTCGCCTGTTTGCACACATACCTGCTTATCTTCCCGGTTTACTTCCAATACAAGGCCTTCGTGTTTTTTGCCTTCATATTCCACCAGGACAGTATCTCCTGCTTTTACATCATGTAAGTTGATCATTGTGTGGATATTTTTGGGTGTTATTAACTGAATTTACGAAAATTACCCAAAAATCAGACCGCCATAAAAGCAAAACGCTCCTGCCCGGGGCAGAAGCGTTTTAAAGAATTATTTAACAGCTTCCCTGATCCTCACCAGGTCTTCCAGCAGTTTTTCCAGCAGATCCAGGTGTAACATATTCGCACCGTCAGATTTAGCACATTTCGGATCCGGATGTGTTTCGATGAACAGGCCATCTGCTCCGGTTGCAATAGCAGCTTTCGCAATGGTGCTGATCAGTTTTGGATTACCACCTGTTACACCACTGGTCTGGTTAGGCTGTTGCAATGAGTGTGTGCAATCCATGATCACAGGTACACCATGCTCCTTCATAATAGGAATATTTCTATAGTCTACTACCAGGTCCTGGTAACCAAAGGTAGTACCACGTTCAGTCAGCATCACTTTATCATTACCTGCTTGTTTTACCTTTTCTACAGCAAACTTCATCGCTTCTCCACTTACAAACTGGCCTTTCTTTACATTCACTACTTTACCTGTTTCTGCAGCCGCAATCAGGATGTCTGTCTGACGGCATAAGAACGCCGGGATCTGCAATATATCTGCATAGGCAGCAGCCATTGCAGCTTCTGCAGCGGAGTGAATATCTGTGGTCACAGGCAGGTTAAAGGTATGACCTACTTTCTGCAACAGATCCAATCCTTCTACGTCACCAATACCACTGAATGAATTGATACTGGTACGGTTTGCCTTACGATAAGAGGCTTTGAAAATATAAGGTATCTGTAAACGCTCACAAATGCGGGATACTTTTTCGGCAACATGCATCAGCAGTGCTTCATCTTCCACCACACATGGGCCGGCTATCAGGAAGAAATTCTCTGGATTATATCTTTCTTTAAAAAGAGCTTTCAAATGTGAAACAGACATGATTTTTGTATTTGAGAATGCAAAGGTAGGTTATTCTAAGGGATTACGCTGATAAGGAGGGAAGGGCCTGTGGCCCGGCAGCAAAAATGAAACTGGTAGCGCTTATTGTCATAAATTTGTAAGCCAATAAATAAATGACCTTGCTGGGCCTATATATGCTTTTAGCTACCTTCACGAATTGTTACCGCATTGTCATGCGATTTAGAAACATGAACGTAATATTTGCAGAACCCAGTAATATTACGTTCTGAAAATTAATCACGAGTTAGCATGAAGAAAGACAAAATCCTGGTAATTGGTGCCTGTGGGCAGATCGGTGTTGAATTGACACTGGCACTTAGGAAAATGTATGGCGATGCAAATGTTATTGCCTCTGACCTTCGGGAAGAACATGAATTACTAAAAGGTTCCGGACCCTATGTCTCTCTGGATGTGATGAATAAGGAAATGCTGCATGTGCTGGTGATTCGTCACAACATTACCCAGATTTACCTGCTGGCTGCGATCCTCTCTGCTACCGGCGAAAAGAACCCACTGCTTGCATGGCACATTAACATGGCCAGCCTGCTGAATGTACTGGACATTGCAAAAGAAGAAGGTATTGACAAGGTGTACTGGCCTAGCTCTATTGCCGTATTCGGTCCTGATTCACCTAAAGAAAGCACTCCTCAGCACACCATCATCGAGCCTACTACCATTTATGGTATCAGTAAGTTTGCCGGTGAACGCTGGTGTGAGTACTACCATAACCGTTATGGCGTAGATGTACGCAGTTTGCGCTAT
This window of the Chitinophaga sancti genome carries:
- a CDS encoding HD domain-containing protein, whose translation is MKSHPLFYVWESLVSNYTNDSLLVQEGFNSILTHYNESHRFYHNLDHVQTLLVFIEEYNHLVHDLETLQLAVFFHDIIYDVQRADNEERSALVATQFLEQTSYPPEKIALVSEYIRATKSHQNPNKDSDLDCFLDFDLFILSGPERMYQAYAKNIRKEYGIYPDSVYVPGRKKILQYFLDRPSIYKTAGFRERFDAVAKENIHRELEKLSL
- a CDS encoding aconitate hydratase; translation: MVFDIEMIKKVYAALPGKVEATRKLLGRPLTLSEKILYAHLYAPASSAYERGKSYVEFAPDRVAMQDATAQMALLQFMTCGRARVAVPSTVHCDHLIQAKTGAASDLATANNTNKEVYEFLSSISNKYGIGFWKPGAGIIHQVVLENYAFPGGLMIGTDSHTPNAGGLGMLAIGVGGADAVDVMAGLAWELKMPKLIGVKLTGKLSGWVSPKDIILKVAGVLTVKGGTGCIVEYFGEGADSLSATGKGTICNMGAEIGATCSVFGYDSKISAYLQATERSEIAALADGIKDHLRPDAEVYADPTKYYDQVIEINLNELEPHVNGPFTPDLAWPISKFAQAVKENNWPEKLEVALIGSCTNSSYEDISRAASLAQQAIDKNLPVKSEYTITPGSELVRFTIERDGLLNTFNQIGGVVLANACGPCIGQWARHIDDPNRKNSIITSFNRNFAKRNDGLAGTHAFVASPEIVTALAIAGDLTFNPLTDTLKNKDGQDVKLDEPTGFELPARGFAVDDPGYQAPAADGSGVQVVVSPTSDRLQLLAPFTPWEGTDLKGLKLLIKAKGKCTTDHISMAGPWLKFRGHLDNISNNMLIGAINAFNDKSDTVKNQLTGEYGAVPATQRTYKAAGIGSIVVGDENYGEGSSREHAAMEPRHLGVRAILVKSFARIHETNLKKQGMLGLTFANKEDYDKIQEDDTFDIIGLTSFAPAKPLTVVAHHKDGSSDEITVNHTYNEQQIQWFKAGGALNVIRAEFAKA
- a CDS encoding PspC domain-containing protein, encoding MNRFKDFMEWQAFGVCTAIGNRLGVATSRIRLFFIYVSFLTMGSPIIVYLIMAFWVNMKNYILNARRNPLRYL
- the kdsA gene encoding 3-deoxy-8-phosphooctulonate synthase, producing the protein MSVSHLKALFKERYNPENFFLIAGPCVVEDEALLMHVAEKVSRICERLQIPYIFKASYRKANRTSINSFSGIGDVEGLDLLQKVGHTFNLPVTTDIHSAAEAAMAAAYADILQIPAFLCRQTDILIAAAETGKVVNVKKGQFVSGEAMKFAVEKVKQAGNDKVMLTERGTTFGYQDLVVDYRNIPIMKEHGVPVIMDCTHSLQQPNQTSGVTGGNPKLISTIAKAAIATGADGLFIETHPDPKCAKSDGANMLHLDLLEKLLEDLVRIREAVK
- a CDS encoding NAD-dependent epimerase/dehydratase family protein — protein: MKKDKILVIGACGQIGVELTLALRKMYGDANVIASDLREEHELLKGSGPYVSLDVMNKEMLHVLVIRHNITQIYLLAAILSATGEKNPLLAWHINMASLLNVLDIAKEEGIDKVYWPSSIAVFGPDSPKESTPQHTIIEPTTIYGISKFAGERWCEYYHNRYGVDVRSLRYPGLISYKSAPGGGTTDYAIEIFHEALEEKKYTCFLSEGTYLPMMYMPDAIRATIELMESDKGKIKVRSSYNLGAMSFSPKEIAAEIKKHIPEFTIDYAPDYRQAIANGWPQSMDDENARNDWGWKPEYYLEKMTADMLKNLKETVKK